Proteins found in one Triticum urartu cultivar G1812 chromosome 4, Tu2.1, whole genome shotgun sequence genomic segment:
- the LOC125551118 gene encoding treacle protein-like gives MATVTPGVLLRLLQAMHTDERVTGEHRSPALQVTAVVPALTASTADSLLCPSNGFLLQLSDGLHSTYVQPSPADADALLSARPHIVGHLVHLDRLRFASPVPRAVGLRPVPSSRSLPCVGNPEPLIVRSAACSRGYVIRPDSSPDAAPPLMPSGSGGAPPSDAMDVAVKRTVLAPRNGPEAAALPGGSAAKRRFSSPAPAKQRDPSPAVKGASRAASPSVKGASRASSPAVRGTSRSSSPAPSKCVVPSLVAAKEENRRVAKEPAIIVPSRYRQPSPGGRRGAASPGGGGRRGSLSPGSRRLSGEGGSKKKVGVLVSGISKMTDLGSGSAMKPGRKSWDESAMALAAAAAGTVNKSKVKVDRDTILRTQEAMSRRLSDATTELSSNDDSSVDEKPKPRKKTESAAGKAKTAAPKIILHDAKWTDGSIPLVAVSDKLSKIGKEAAERRDAAAAAAADALQEALITDSVIRNLSKFSELCSLSKTANPLPTVDCFLAVYEDTLKWKKIAESLATNGADEAAFWEKSATHWVEAALATELEVLKLVNSATGSIYQKKSTEKPKAPPAVEPPRTSLSKRPSLGASAKVQSRASHLPAAWPKTLGMNETVELAHTLCHEMHVWFLKFVNEAMDVGFHLFEDQNIATRGKQSGHITVVLSQFKRISDWLDGVGKIADEGATKDNVERLKRKIYQFVISRMGSAFESSVSVSAKS, from the exons ATGGCGACGGTAACACCGGGGGTCTTGCTGCGCCTGCTGCAGGCGATGCACACGGACGAGCGGGTCACCGGGGAGCACCGCTCCCCCGCGCTCCAGGTCACGGCGGTCGTGCCTGCGCTCACGGCCTCCACCGCCGACTCCCTGCTCTGCCCTTCCaacggcttcctcctccagctcTCCGACGGCCTCCACTCCACCTACGTCCAGCCCTCCCCCGCCGACGCCGACGCGCTCCTCTCCGCGCGCCCACACATCGTCGGCCACCTGGTCCACCTCGACCGCCTCCGCTTCGCCAGCCCGGTCCCGCGCGCCGTCGGCCTCCGCCCTGTTCCGTCCTCCCGCTCCCTCCCCTGCGTCGGCAACCCTGAGCCGCTCATCGTCCGCTCCGCCGCGTGCTCCCGGGGCTACGTCATCAGGCCCGATTCCTCCCCCGACGCTGCACCACCGCTCATGCCGTCCGGCTCCGGCGGTGCGCCACCGTCTGATGCGATGGATGTTGCCGTCAAAAGGACCGTTCTTGCTCCCAGGAACGGCCCCGAGGCCGCGGCGCTGCCAGGCGGTTCGGCCGCGAAGCGGCGGTTCTCGTCTCCGGCGCCGGCCAAGCAGCGAGATCCGTCGCCTGCGGTGAAGGGAGCGTCCCGGGCGGCGTCTCCCTCTGTCAAGGGCGCCTCCAGAGCGTCGTCACCTGCCGTGAGAGGCACGTCCAGGTCGTCGTCGCCGGCCCCGTCGAAGTGTGTGGTTCCCAGCCTTGTTGCGGCCAAGGAGGAGAACCGCAGGGTCGCAAAGGAGCCAGCCATTATCGTGCCATCGAGGTACAGGCAGCCTTCACCAGGAGGGAGAAGGGGAGCGGCCTCTCCAGGAGGCGGTGGCAGGCGGGGCTCCCTCTCACCCGGTTCCCGGAGGCTTTCGGGAGAAGGGGGCAGCAAGAAGAAGGTCGGGGTGTTGGTTTCTGGTATCTCGAAGATGACAGATTTGGGGAGCGGGTCGGCCATGAAGCCGGGGAGGAAGAGCTGGGACGAGTCGGCAATGGCTCTTGCAGCTGCGGCCGCTGGCACGGTGAATAAGTCCAAGGTCAAGGTGGACAGAGATACTATTCTGAGGACTCAG GAAGCAATGTCACGGCGACTTAGTGACGCTACAACAGAGCTATCCAGTAACGATGACTCCTCTGTTGATGAGAAGCCAAAACCACGAAAGAAGACAGAGTCTGCTGCAGGGAAGGCAAAAACAGCAGCTCCAAAAATCATACTTCATGATGCTAAATGGACTGATGGCAGCATTCCACTGGTTGCAGTTTCAGATAAACTTTCGAAGATCGGAAAG GAAGCTGCTGAGCGGAGAGATGCAGCAGCAGCCGCTGCAGCTGACGCTCTGCAGGAGGCATTGATCACTGATTCAGTTATCAGAAATCTGAG CAAGTTCTCTGAACTTTGTTCGTTGTCGAAGACCGCGAATCCACTCCCAACTGTCGATTGTTTCCTTGCTGTCTATGAAGACACTCTGAAGTGGAAGAAAATCGCCGAGTCACTGGCCACCAACGGAGCAGATGAAGCTGCATTCTGGGAGAAATCAGCCACTCATTGGGTTGAGGCAGCATTAGCAACCGAACTGGAGGTCCTCAAGCTTGTTAACAGCGCCACTGGATCCATCTACCAGAAGAAGAGCACTGAAAAGCCCAAGGCTCCTCCTGCAGTGGAACCACCAAGAACAAGCCTGTCCAAGAGGCCATCTCTTGGAGCTTCTGCAAAGGTCCAGTCCAGGGCATCACATCTCCCTGCTGCATGGCCTAAAACTCTGGGCATGAACGAGACGGTTGAGCTTGCCCACACCTTGTGCCACGAGATGCATGTCTGGTTTCTGAAATTTGTGAACGAGGCCATGGATGTGGGCTTCCACCTGTTTGAAGACCAGAACATCGCAACTAGGGGAAAGCAGAGCGGCCATATCACGGTGGTCCTGTCGCAGTTCAAGAGGATCAGCGACTGGCTGGACGGAGTCGGCAAGATCGCCGACGAGGGTGCGACCAAGGACAATGTGGAGCGCTTGAAGCGCAAGATCTACCAGTTCGTCATCAGCCGCATGGGGTCTGCCTTCGAGAGCTCGGTCTCAGTTTCAGCAAAGAGCTGA